The following proteins come from a genomic window of Gottfriedia acidiceleris:
- a CDS encoding NAD(P)H-dependent glycerol-3-phosphate dehydrogenase — translation MNVSVLGCGRWGTFLAWYANRVGHDVILWGRESSRNFNGLKQTRKNDYLSLPDGIELTSSLEGALLFAEVIIISISAQELRTFTNRLSQYNEIQGKTFILCMKGIESTTGKRLTQVFREEVGKNSNVAVWVGPGHVQDFVRNIPNCMVIGSENIEVTKQIAKAFNSELIRFYYGQDLIGNEIGAATKNVMGIAAGMLDGLKYSSLKGTLMARGTREISRLIRAMGGNDLTISGLSHLGDYEATLFSMHSHNRKFGQAFVEEKPFDKLAEGVSTVKALKELSDQYDVELPICNALFEIIYEHKNAQDTLEELFLRPIKFEF, via the coding sequence ATGAATGTATCTGTCTTAGGCTGCGGTAGATGGGGAACTTTTTTAGCCTGGTACGCTAATCGAGTTGGCCACGATGTAATTTTATGGGGAAGAGAAAGCTCTAGAAATTTTAATGGCTTAAAACAGACAAGAAAAAATGACTATTTAAGCTTACCAGATGGAATTGAATTAACGAGCTCTTTAGAAGGTGCATTATTATTTGCAGAAGTCATTATTATATCTATTAGTGCCCAAGAGCTAAGAACATTTACAAACCGCTTAAGTCAATATAATGAAATACAAGGTAAAACTTTTATCCTCTGTATGAAGGGCATAGAATCTACTACTGGAAAAAGACTCACACAAGTCTTTCGTGAAGAGGTTGGGAAAAATAGCAATGTAGCGGTTTGGGTAGGACCTGGCCATGTACAGGATTTTGTAAGAAATATACCAAATTGCATGGTCATTGGTTCGGAGAATATTGAAGTAACAAAACAAATTGCTAAAGCATTTAACAGCGAGTTAATCCGATTTTATTACGGCCAAGATTTAATTGGTAATGAAATTGGAGCTGCAACAAAAAATGTGATGGGGATAGCTGCAGGAATGCTAGATGGATTGAAATATAGTAGTTTAAAAGGCACATTGATGGCTAGAGGCACTAGAGAAATTTCTCGTTTAATAAGAGCGATGGGTGGAAATGATTTAACAATTTCCGGTTTAAGTCATTTAGGAGACTACGAGGCAACACTCTTTTCAATGCATAGTCATAATCGAAAGTTTGGACAGGCATTTGTTGAAGAAAAACCTTTTGATAAATTAGCCGAAGGGGTTTCTACAGTTAAGGCTTTAAAGGAACTTTCTGACCAGTATGATGTTGAACTACCGATTTGTAACGCATTGTTTGAAATTATTTATGAACATAAAAATGCGCAAGACACATTAGAGGAATTATTTTTAAGACCAATAAAATTTGAATTCTAA
- a CDS encoding 5'-methylthioadenosine/S-adenosylhomocysteine nucleosidase, which translates to MSVSVGYNFKSNTAEAKTKHLKPIIIEGPMPIEAEKFASQLKNVKIEKSGSFVFYKGTLDHYPVIVAKTGKGMENTAAATAIAIEKYKPIAIINQGTSGGHDANLNVFDIVLGKNTTNIGSLKTETKDENQGIDATQWKPMDLMASEGSAGEDPNAEKPRFYEGNKDLLAAANAVKNKYTKGKVVEGTIGSADVWNNEVDRIKWFHTKYGTSVEEMEGAAAAQISQAYNVAFLGIRVLSNNKTNGGKYNPTTADACQEYVMEVVKKYISTNPSK; encoded by the coding sequence ATTTCTGTATCTGTAGGTTATAACTTTAAATCGAACACTGCAGAAGCAAAAACTAAACATCTTAAGCCAATTATAATTGAGGGACCAATGCCAATTGAGGCTGAAAAGTTTGCAAGTCAGCTAAAAAATGTAAAAATTGAAAAATCAGGTAGTTTCGTATTTTACAAAGGTACTTTAGATCATTATCCAGTTATTGTAGCAAAAACAGGTAAAGGTATGGAAAACACTGCTGCTGCTACAGCGATTGCAATTGAAAAATATAAACCAATCGCAATTATTAACCAAGGTACATCTGGTGGTCATGATGCAAATTTAAATGTTTTTGATATCGTATTAGGTAAAAATACAACTAATATTGGTTCTTTAAAAACAGAAACGAAGGACGAAAACCAAGGTATTGATGCTACTCAATGGAAACCAATGGACTTAATGGCTTCAGAAGGCAGTGCAGGTGAAGATCCAAATGCTGAAAAACCACGTTTTTACGAAGGGAATAAAGATTTATTAGCAGCTGCAAATGCTGTGAAAAACAAATACACAAAAGGTAAGGTTGTAGAAGGTACAATCGGATCTGCAGACGTTTGGAACAATGAAGTTGATCGCATTAAATGGTTCCATACTAAATACGGAACTTCAGTAGAAGAAATGGAAGGCGCAGCTGCAGCTCAAATCTCTCAAGCATATAATGTAGCTTTCTTAGGAATTCGCGTATTATCAAACAATAAAACAAACGGCGGTAAATATAATCCTACTACAGCTGATGCTTGTCAGGAGTATGTAATGGAAGTAGTTAAGAAATATATTTCTACAAATCCAAGTAAATAA
- a CDS encoding S8 family serine peptidase, with protein MKNSFKVLNVLAATSLIFGISQSTATASPDTATSEAKLNQQTSSPSHIVSTNTITLITGDVVILNRYSDGKLAGTLQPKEDGMPISYTTKLVNGDYYLIPDKAVAFLASGQLDEELFNITKLIEYKYDDAHRSSVPLIVTKESKNVSQSTNKAVSTGATRQLNLPSVNAVAVNTDKKQTAKFWDAVDGEANVKSSQVELTEGIEKIWLDKPVKVVLDKSVPQIGAPVAWASGYDGRGIKVAVLDTGIDSNHPDVKASIKEAKNFTDEADFIDHHGHGTHVASTIAGSGSASGGRLKGVAPGADLLIGKVLNTSGSGEESWIIAGMEWAVKEGADIVSMSLGSTEASDGTDPMSQAVNQLSESSNTLFIIAAGNAGPGKKTIGAPGAAEKALTVGAVDKNDLLASFSSRGPIIENYRVKPEITAPGVGIVAARAAGTAIGTVVDDYYTSLNGTSMATPHVAGAAAILRQKYPDWSADQVKQVLVGTAKPQTTYSAYQQGGGRVDIANALNANVYSSPAVVSLGSAMAEGQPIEKSFKYVNPSNSDVTLSLSMIPRGETGVVAPSGMFTLNKSGVTVPAHGSSEVKVTFNPSFGTAGDYKAVVTATGDDGKKFNTTIGATKTEPLVNLTVSTIDRNGNPGGTATTVVAYNLDTGRVYEVIPKADQKGTANIEVNPGNYSVMARVVTTDKYNTFGESVTLGGNPNIEVTKNTNMTVDARLGKEIDVLTPNESEAHGYKIGFFRQGQDITKMPTAYFWSGTNSFIFHAYVIPSKKVDVGKLEFMYDTRRYAPVIRASYVDSAQTAIPLHPVIYAQRLDGQKTLQAINVGSAHADEIAKVDISGKLAIIKRDISMKYADQIAELATAGAQGVIIVNDRPGLFTSILPNFAGSAIPAWSLDQDEGKVLIKRATEEKVMIKLDGIANSPYAYNGSLYVKGELPSKPVINFTKKNSKIVTNNYFGKEGIIGDTNPVLRPWQDITVDTVDYFPSQFQREEWYSTGSEYPAMDQVRFLHNVFPNNKNISYALSGPWDKYFTPNTRITENWFESAQGPGMESSKAYRDDNLMTLHIPNIGDSDGSHYGWFNRNGETSSATLLADGKEIYNSKNITQYGPITVDEKAATYQLKVNGTHNGTGWFPWATSISTNWIFQSAKPTSGRSVLPLLWPKYDLGVDLGNSISGGRPNKFNVSIVTQPGADVHDIVQTEMWTSIDDGTTWIPAIVNKRNENKFNITVNHPDSGYVSIRLKASDSAGNQVEQTILRAYSLKTPDRYPPIQD; from the coding sequence ATGAAAAATAGTTTCAAAGTTTTAAATGTGTTAGCTGCTACTTCACTTATCTTTGGTATTTCCCAGTCAACGGCGACAGCAAGTCCAGATACTGCAACTTCAGAAGCTAAGTTAAACCAACAAACCTCTTCTCCATCACATATCGTTTCTACTAACACAATAACTTTAATTACTGGTGACGTAGTAATCCTTAATCGCTACTCTGATGGAAAATTAGCTGGTACCCTGCAGCCTAAAGAGGATGGTATGCCAATTTCGTATACTACCAAACTAGTTAATGGAGACTACTATTTAATTCCTGATAAAGCCGTAGCTTTCCTAGCTTCTGGCCAATTAGATGAGGAGCTATTTAATATTACAAAATTGATTGAGTATAAGTATGATGATGCTCATCGCTCAAGCGTACCTTTAATTGTAACGAAGGAATCTAAAAATGTTTCTCAGTCAACTAACAAAGCCGTCTCGACTGGGGCTACACGACAGTTAAATCTCCCTAGTGTAAATGCTGTTGCAGTAAATACTGACAAAAAGCAGACTGCTAAATTCTGGGATGCAGTTGATGGAGAGGCAAACGTAAAATCGTCTCAAGTTGAGTTAACTGAAGGTATTGAAAAGATTTGGTTAGACAAGCCAGTAAAAGTTGTACTTGATAAGAGTGTTCCACAGATTGGTGCGCCTGTGGCTTGGGCCTCTGGATATGACGGAAGAGGCATAAAGGTCGCTGTTTTAGATACGGGTATAGACTCGAACCACCCTGACGTTAAAGCCTCTATAAAAGAGGCGAAGAATTTTACCGATGAGGCCGATTTTATTGATCACCACGGTCATGGTACTCATGTAGCCTCGACTATAGCTGGATCTGGCTCCGCCTCTGGTGGACGGTTAAAAGGTGTTGCACCAGGTGCAGACCTTTTGATTGGAAAGGTACTCAACACTAGTGGTTCCGGTGAAGAATCTTGGATTATTGCTGGGATGGAATGGGCTGTTAAGGAAGGCGCTGATATCGTGAGCATGAGCTTGGGAAGTACTGAGGCGAGCGATGGTACGGATCCAATGAGCCAAGCAGTCAATCAATTAAGTGAATCTAGTAACACTCTATTTATCATCGCTGCAGGTAATGCAGGGCCAGGTAAAAAAACTATAGGGGCACCAGGTGCTGCTGAAAAAGCATTAACAGTTGGTGCAGTTGATAAGAATGACCTTTTGGCCAGCTTCTCCAGCCGTGGACCGATCATTGAGAATTACAGAGTTAAACCTGAAATTACAGCGCCGGGAGTCGGAATCGTGGCTGCTCGTGCTGCTGGAACTGCTATAGGTACAGTTGTAGATGACTATTACACGTCTCTCAATGGTACTTCAATGGCTACACCACATGTTGCTGGTGCTGCAGCGATTCTACGTCAAAAATACCCTGACTGGTCAGCTGACCAAGTCAAGCAAGTATTAGTTGGAACAGCAAAACCGCAAACAACTTATTCTGCTTACCAACAAGGTGGAGGACGAGTAGATATCGCTAATGCTCTTAACGCTAATGTTTATAGTAGCCCTGCAGTAGTTAGTCTAGGAAGTGCAATGGCAGAAGGCCAACCGATCGAAAAATCCTTTAAATATGTCAACCCATCCAATAGTGATGTCACATTATCGCTTAGTATGATCCCTAGAGGAGAGACTGGGGTTGTAGCACCTTCTGGTATGTTTACACTCAATAAATCAGGGGTTACTGTACCAGCTCATGGTAGTAGCGAAGTAAAGGTTACTTTTAATCCATCTTTTGGTACTGCTGGGGATTATAAAGCAGTTGTCACAGCTACTGGAGACGACGGAAAAAAATTTAACACTACAATCGGTGCAACGAAGACAGAACCATTAGTCAATTTAACCGTTTCGACAATTGACCGAAATGGAAACCCAGGTGGCACCGCAACGACTGTGGTAGCTTATAATCTGGATACAGGACGAGTTTACGAAGTTATTCCGAAGGCTGACCAAAAAGGAACCGCAAATATCGAGGTAAATCCTGGTAACTACTCGGTTATGGCTAGAGTCGTAACAACAGATAAGTATAATACTTTTGGAGAGTCTGTTACATTAGGTGGAAATCCTAATATTGAAGTTACGAAAAACACCAATATGACAGTAGACGCTCGATTAGGTAAAGAGATTGATGTTCTTACCCCTAATGAGTCAGAAGCTCATGGATACAAGATTGGATTTTTCCGTCAAGGTCAAGATATTACTAAAATGCCTACAGCATATTTTTGGAGTGGTACCAATTCTTTTATCTTCCATGCATATGTAATCCCAAGCAAAAAAGTGGATGTGGGCAAACTTGAGTTCATGTATGACACGAGGCGTTATGCTCCAGTTATTCGCGCATCCTATGTAGATTCTGCCCAAACTGCGATTCCGCTTCACCCAGTCATTTATGCGCAAAGATTGGACGGACAAAAAACACTACAAGCAATTAATGTAGGATCTGCACATGCTGACGAAATCGCTAAGGTAGATATCTCCGGAAAGCTCGCGATTATTAAGCGTGATATCAGTATGAAATATGCCGACCAAATTGCGGAACTTGCAACGGCTGGCGCACAAGGAGTCATTATTGTGAATGATCGACCTGGATTATTCACAAGCATCCTTCCAAATTTTGCGGGATCTGCAATTCCTGCTTGGTCACTTGACCAAGACGAAGGTAAAGTATTGATTAAGCGAGCTACCGAGGAAAAAGTTATGATAAAACTTGATGGCATTGCAAACAGTCCTTATGCTTACAATGGTTCGTTATATGTTAAAGGGGAGTTGCCTTCCAAGCCAGTTATCAATTTCACGAAGAAGAATTCGAAAATCGTGACAAACAACTACTTTGGTAAAGAAGGTATTATTGGTGACACAAACCCTGTGTTACGCCCTTGGCAGGATATTACAGTCGACACAGTTGACTACTTCCCTTCTCAATTCCAACGGGAAGAGTGGTATAGTACTGGTTCAGAATATCCAGCGATGGATCAGGTTCGTTTTTTGCATAATGTATTTCCAAACAACAAAAATATCTCCTATGCGTTGAGCGGTCCATGGGATAAATATTTTACTCCTAACACACGAATTACAGAGAACTGGTTTGAGTCAGCGCAAGGACCTGGAATGGAATCATCTAAAGCCTACCGAGATGATAATCTAATGACACTACACATTCCTAATATTGGTGATTCAGACGGTTCACATTATGGTTGGTTCAACAGGAACGGAGAGACTAGTTCTGCGACGCTTTTAGCAGATGGTAAAGAAATCTATAATAGTAAAAACATTACGCAATATGGTCCAATCACTGTTGACGAAAAAGCGGCAACCTATCAACTAAAGGTAAACGGTACCCATAACGGTACAGGTTGGTTCCCATGGGCTACATCGATCAGTACAAACTGGATATTCCAATCAGCTAAGCCAACTAGTGGACGTTCAGTATTACCATTACTGTGGCCTAAATATGACTTAGGGGTTGACCTAGGGAATTCAATTTCTGGAGGAAGACCTAATAAATTTAACGTTTCTATAGTTACTCAACCTGGAGCAGATGTTCATGACATTGTTCAAACGGAAATGTGGACTTCAATTGATGATGGTACTACATGGATTCCTGCTATAGTTAACAAACGGAACGAGAATAAATTCAATATTACTGTGAATCATCCTGACTCAGGGTATGTATCAATTCGCTTGAAAGCATCTGACTCTGCAGGCAACCAAGTAGAGCAGACAATTCTTCGAGCTTATTCACTAAAAACACCGGACAGATATCCACCAATTCAAGATTAA
- a CDS encoding metalloregulator ArsR/SmtB family transcription factor, with the protein MQLSKIVDFHKALGDLTRVRIIALLQQGHLSGQEIASKLSLKPPTITHHMSKLREVGLIKERRDKNTIYFSLNTKILEMNAKAIFTVGTGGDSNMEMSVTESERSSIINNFFTKEGKLKIYPAQRKKKLVVLAHMIKGLEFGKVYQEKEINEYLKEFHEDYATLRRELIMCQYMYRENNQYELNPVELWWLK; encoded by the coding sequence GTGCAATTAAGTAAAATTGTAGATTTCCATAAAGCTTTAGGTGATCTTACTCGTGTACGCATTATTGCTTTACTTCAGCAAGGTCATTTAAGTGGGCAAGAAATTGCCAGTAAATTAAGTCTTAAACCCCCAACAATTACCCATCATATGTCAAAGCTTAGAGAAGTTGGTCTAATTAAGGAGCGCCGAGATAAAAATACAATCTACTTCTCTCTAAATACAAAAATTTTAGAAATGAATGCGAAAGCTATTTTTACAGTAGGAACAGGAGGAGATTCCAATATGGAAATGTCAGTTACTGAAAGTGAACGCTCAAGCATTATCAATAATTTCTTTACTAAGGAAGGCAAACTTAAAATCTATCCTGCTCAGCGAAAGAAAAAGCTTGTCGTTTTAGCGCATATGATTAAAGGTTTAGAATTTGGTAAAGTTTATCAAGAAAAAGAAATCAATGAATATTTAAAGGAATTTCATGAAGATTACGCTACTTTGAGACGAGAGCTCATTATGTGTCAATATATGTATCGCGAAAATAATCAGTATGAATTAAATCCAGTTGAATTATGGTGGTTGAAATAA
- a CDS encoding MDR family MFS transporter translates to MGILNFHKNIKIRLLESFLSSSIGSMVFPFMAIYLSKHFGVKQAGLLLLVNVFVGIIMNFFGGYFSDQFGRKKTMVFAETIRLLAFITMMLCNSPWFTSPLITFFMMTLNSICWGLAGPANQAMLIDVSKPEERKLMYSIMYWSNNLSIAIGGMLGGFLFKSYLFELLLALSVASLVTWVLITFFVEESLITEKTETKTIAHHAQKMISNYRDVFQDKLFILYVLAGLLVLSMEFQLTNYISIRLANDFHTQHLLNWTFGGIEMNGFLRTENTILVVVMALFASKIVGKLDDRKTLIWSCIAFVGGYAVISYSNSIWLLFIAMFIATVAEVLRVPVQQNYMANLPADETRSSYMAVAGLTFNLAMFICSITVSLSAYLSNFATSFFLTSLGVIGILIFVRITPALERRIKGEILQEQGQTAGINS, encoded by the coding sequence TTGGGGATACTTAATTTTCATAAAAATATAAAAATTCGATTGCTCGAATCGTTTTTAAGTTCGTCAATTGGAAGTATGGTTTTTCCATTTATGGCGATTTATTTATCAAAGCATTTTGGGGTAAAACAAGCAGGATTACTTTTGCTTGTAAATGTATTTGTCGGCATTATTATGAACTTTTTTGGTGGATATTTCTCAGATCAGTTTGGCCGAAAAAAGACGATGGTGTTTGCCGAAACAATTCGGTTACTTGCGTTTATTACGATGATGCTTTGTAATTCACCTTGGTTTACATCACCTCTTATTACATTCTTTATGATGACTTTAAATAGTATTTGTTGGGGACTAGCAGGGCCAGCTAACCAGGCAATGTTAATAGATGTGAGTAAGCCAGAGGAACGAAAGCTTATGTACTCAATCATGTACTGGTCGAACAATTTATCAATTGCGATTGGTGGCATGCTTGGAGGATTTTTATTTAAATCATATTTATTTGAATTATTATTAGCTCTGTCAGTTGCTTCACTTGTTACATGGGTCTTAATTACCTTCTTTGTTGAAGAAAGCTTAATTACTGAAAAGACGGAAACAAAGACAATTGCTCATCATGCTCAAAAAATGATTTCTAATTATCGTGATGTTTTTCAAGATAAGCTCTTTATTCTTTATGTACTAGCAGGTTTGCTAGTGCTTTCAATGGAATTCCAATTAACAAATTATATAAGTATTCGATTAGCGAATGATTTCCACACACAACATTTATTGAACTGGACATTTGGTGGAATCGAGATGAATGGTTTTCTGCGTACAGAAAATACGATACTAGTAGTTGTCATGGCACTTTTCGCTTCTAAAATAGTAGGGAAATTGGATGATCGAAAAACATTAATTTGGAGTTGTATTGCATTTGTTGGTGGATATGCTGTGATTTCATATAGTAACTCTATTTGGCTATTATTTATAGCAATGTTCATCGCAACAGTTGCGGAAGTATTAAGAGTACCAGTTCAACAAAACTATATGGCTAACTTACCAGCTGACGAAACAAGGAGCTCCTATATGGCGGTTGCAGGTTTAACATTTAATTTAGCGATGTTTATTTGCTCAATAACCGTTTCACTTAGTGCATACTTATCGAATTTCGCGACATCTTTCTTTTTAACAAGTTTAGGTGTAATCGGTATTCTTATATTTGTACGAATTACTCCTGCATTAGAAAGAAGAATTAAGGGAGAAATATTGCAGGAGCAGGGACAGACTGCTGGAATAAATTCTTAA
- a CDS encoding spore germination protein, with translation MITSPKDRITTIQVVVIIINYILGTGILTLPRTATEKVKTPDTWLTVILGGLIAMVAGVIMVKLGQRFPGKTFYQYSQEIVGKWMGKLLSLILVCYFVMMGGFHIRALVEVTSLFLLKGTPSWAIAMPFMWTGLYLIMGGINPIARLFEIIFPITVGVFLVVAFMSFKIFEVDNLRPVLGLGIMPVLKGIKTTALSYIGFESLLIIMAFMKQPNQAVKAVLVGIFIPLIFYVITIVMVIGALSVDGVVTKTWPTIDLMRGFEMPGLLFERFESLLLVIWIMQMFTCFNVSHYAASLGLAQLFKKNIHPFMFGLLSVIYIISMTPKNTNDLFKLGDTMGNVAFFLFGIQPPLLLLVLKLKKRMYKVKS, from the coding sequence ATGATTACTAGCCCCAAAGACCGTATTACAACAATTCAAGTAGTTGTTATCATTATCAATTATATACTTGGAACGGGAATTCTGACCTTGCCACGAACAGCTACAGAGAAAGTGAAAACACCAGATACCTGGTTAACTGTAATTTTAGGCGGGCTGATTGCGATGGTGGCAGGAGTTATTATGGTCAAATTAGGACAACGGTTTCCAGGAAAAACCTTTTATCAATACAGCCAAGAAATTGTAGGGAAATGGATGGGTAAGTTACTAAGTCTAATCCTTGTATGTTATTTTGTAATGATGGGTGGATTTCATATCCGTGCATTAGTAGAAGTAACAAGTTTATTTTTGTTGAAAGGTACCCCATCTTGGGCCATCGCGATGCCATTTATGTGGACAGGTCTCTATTTAATTATGGGCGGCATAAATCCGATTGCCCGTCTGTTTGAAATTATTTTCCCCATTACGGTCGGCGTTTTTTTGGTGGTTGCTTTTATGAGTTTTAAAATATTTGAAGTGGATAATCTGCGCCCGGTACTGGGGTTGGGGATCATGCCCGTACTAAAAGGAATCAAAACAACGGCTCTCTCATATATAGGTTTTGAAAGCCTGTTGATTATAATGGCGTTTATGAAACAGCCAAACCAAGCAGTAAAAGCTGTTTTAGTTGGAATTTTCATCCCACTGATCTTTTACGTGATAACTATCGTAATGGTCATCGGTGCACTATCCGTCGATGGTGTGGTAACCAAAACTTGGCCAACGATTGATCTCATGCGAGGTTTTGAAATGCCTGGTTTGCTATTTGAACGGTTTGAGTCTTTGTTGCTTGTAATATGGATTATGCAAATGTTTACTTGCTTTAACGTTAGTCATTATGCTGCTTCTTTGGGGCTTGCCCAACTCTTTAAAAAAAACATTCATCCATTTATGTTTGGCTTGCTTTCGGTTATTTATATCATTTCCATGACCCCGAAAAATACGAATGACCTATTTAAACTTGGGGATACGATGGGCAATGTTGCGTTTTTTTTATTTGGTATACAACCGCCGCTACTTCTGCTTGTCTTAAAATTGAAAAAGAGGATGTATAAAGTAAAATCATAA
- a CDS encoding GNAT family N-acetyltransferase, with translation MLNIRNVRLEDLTELVEIENLCFLKEEAATKQAFEKRINIIPDSFFVAEENGKIVGLINGPVINETFITDDLFSEIKKNPSTGGHQSILGIAVAPQNQNKGIASKLLSHIEKVSKENKRDSITLTCKENLIHFYEKHGFINNGISSSTHGGVKWYNMIKKL, from the coding sequence ATGCTAAACATACGAAATGTAAGATTGGAAGATTTGACTGAACTAGTAGAAATTGAGAATCTTTGTTTTTTAAAAGAAGAGGCAGCAACAAAACAGGCATTCGAAAAACGCATTAACATAATTCCCGATAGTTTTTTTGTAGCTGAGGAAAATGGTAAAATAGTTGGTTTAATAAACGGTCCTGTTATAAATGAGACTTTTATTACAGATGATTTATTTAGCGAAATTAAAAAAAATCCATCTACTGGTGGCCATCAAAGTATCTTAGGCATAGCAGTTGCACCACAAAACCAAAATAAAGGGATCGCATCAAAATTGCTTTCTCATATTGAAAAAGTTTCAAAAGAAAATAAACGTGATTCAATAACTCTTACATGTAAAGAAAACTTAATTCATTTTTACGAGAAACATGGCTTCATCAATAACGGGATTTCTAGCTCAACACATGGTGGAGTAAAATGGTATAACATGATAAAAAAACTATAA
- a CDS encoding amino acid permease produces MELQKNLLPRHIRFMALGGAIGTGIFKGTSETVSIAGPAVIFSYLFAGLLLLVVMSAIAEMAIAFPGLNMKGFIRKAFGTRVSFVIGWLYCFMWLVVCVIEVIAAGSFLQYWFPSMSLWSLSFISAIFIVAVNFMNVKRYGEIEFWFAGIKITMIVLFIALGAGILFGIIPSDHSGYVHNYVQHKGFSPHGWSGVFSALLIVIFSYGGSELIGLTLTETKDAEKVIPKVIKGVIWRIVLFYTLPILIICGLIPWNEIGNQESPFVQVLSTVGFQGSAHIMNFVLITAVLSAANSGIYGCTRMMYSLATEGEAPKVFAKISKNGVPIYTVIVSAIILIGGTFVAYFSPDRVFGYLMAIPGFTVSLVWISICLAQLKLRKTYTKMPHFKVWGFPYVTSFTVIALGMSCIAFAFNEQNRLSIFVCLGMLVVLILCSFIKGKKQTQ; encoded by the coding sequence ATGGAATTACAAAAAAATTTACTACCAAGACATATCCGTTTCATGGCACTCGGTGGAGCAATTGGCACTGGTATTTTTAAAGGAACATCAGAAACTGTATCGATTGCAGGACCTGCAGTTATTTTTTCATATTTGTTTGCTGGATTATTACTTCTTGTTGTGATGAGTGCGATTGCGGAAATGGCTATTGCGTTTCCAGGTTTGAATATGAAAGGATTTATACGTAAAGCGTTTGGTACAAGAGTGTCTTTCGTAATTGGTTGGTTGTACTGCTTTATGTGGTTAGTTGTTTGTGTTATTGAAGTAATCGCAGCCGGCAGTTTTCTACAATACTGGTTTCCTTCAATGTCGTTATGGTCTTTAAGTTTTATTAGTGCTATTTTTATTGTGGCTGTTAATTTTATGAATGTGAAACGATATGGTGAAATAGAATTCTGGTTTGCAGGAATTAAAATAACAATGATTGTTTTATTTATTGCGTTAGGCGCAGGAATTTTATTTGGAATTATTCCAAGTGATCATAGTGGTTATGTTCATAATTATGTTCAGCATAAAGGATTTTCCCCACATGGCTGGTCAGGAGTATTTTCTGCTTTATTAATCGTCATTTTTTCTTACGGTGGTTCAGAACTAATTGGATTGACTTTAACAGAAACAAAAGATGCTGAAAAAGTAATACCAAAAGTTATAAAAGGGGTTATTTGGAGAATTGTTTTATTCTACACACTTCCAATTCTGATTATTTGTGGATTAATTCCATGGAATGAAATTGGTAATCAGGAAAGTCCATTTGTTCAAGTTTTATCAACAGTAGGTTTTCAAGGTTCAGCTCATATTATGAACTTTGTATTGATTACGGCGGTATTATCTGCTGCAAATTCAGGTATTTATGGCTGTACTCGTATGATGTATTCGTTAGCAACTGAGGGAGAAGCGCCAAAGGTTTTTGCAAAAATTTCTAAAAATGGTGTACCGATTTATACTGTTATTGTAAGTGCAATTATTTTGATTGGGGGCACTTTTGTAGCTTATTTTTCTCCAGATCGCGTATTCGGTTATTTAATGGCAATCCCAGGATTTACAGTTTCTTTAGTATGGATCAGCATTTGTTTAGCACAATTAAAGCTTCGTAAAACTTATACTAAGATGCCACACTTTAAAGTATGGGGATTTCCGTACGTAACATCATTTACAGTAATTGCATTAGGTATGAGCTGTATAGCATTTGCATTCAATGAACAGAATAGATTAAGTATTTTTGTATGTTTAGGAATGTTAGTTGTATTAATTTTATGTTCATTTATAAAGGGCAAAAAACAAACTCAATAA